A genomic stretch from Nilaparvata lugens isolate BPH chromosome 8, ASM1435652v1, whole genome shotgun sequence includes:
- the LOC111044317 gene encoding UDP-glycosyltransferase UGT5 isoform X1: MSCVLDKTYLLFFWALSINVLKNENFCECSRILGVFPFSAKSHYMMYEPLLLELAKRGHNVTSINAFPQKQKIPNFTDITTVGYVPKLVEDLDFRKYNNLPRTIFVKLRFIAQGLNDTVKIYDVPDVIHILHSNETSPFDLVIIELFNNDLHLGLAEKLRCPFLSISPCALMPWANPRLANPDNPSYVPHTLSEFSTRMDFSQRFLNTITLIVSKLAYQYGYEQVSQQMAHKTFPGQDPLWQLAKRTSLILVNTHLSLHGARPLVPGVVEVGGIHVKPANSLPQELQSFIDGAEHGVIYFCMGSMLKATTIPDDKRDALVKVFSRLPQRVLWKWENDTMPGKSDNVKIVKWMPQRDILEHPNVKLFISHGGLLGTTEAVHCGVPIIGIPFYGDQAGNIEAVASHGAGLRLDYNDINEHNLYDKITQILNNPQYAENAKELSKRFRDRPQSPLETAVYWTEYVIRHKGAPHLRSAAVDLTWYQYLLLDVIAFLLLLAVTVSLLFYYTLKFLIKRLFAKSAPTNKTANKKVKKS, from the exons ATGTCTTGCGTTCTTGATAAGACTTATCTCCTGTTCTTTTGGGCTCTATCTATCAACGTTCTTAAAAATGAAAACTTCTGCGAATGTAGTAGAATTCTAGGTGTTTTTCCTTTCAGTGCCAAAAGTCATTACATGATGTATGAGCCTCTTCTATTAGAACTGGCCAAAAGGGGACACAACGTGACTTCCATCAATGCTTTTCCACAGAAACAAAAAATACCAAACTTCACAGACATAACCACTGTAGGGTATGTTCCCAAATTGGTCGAAGATCTGGACTTTCGCAAGTATAATAACTTGCCAagaacaatttttgtcaaattGAGATTCATCGCCCAGGGTTTGAATGATACTGTGAAAATCTACGATGTGCCTGATGTGATTCATATACTGCACTCCAATGAAACATCACCTTTCGATTTGGTGATAATCGAGCTGTTCAACAATGATCTTCATCTAGGTTTAGCAGAGAAGCTGCGTTGTCCTTTCCTATCAATCAGTCCCTGTGCACTGATGCCTTGGGCGAACCCCAGACTGGCCAATCCTGACAATCCATCATACGTGCCTCACACCCTCAGTGAGTTCTCAACAAGGATGGACTTCAGCCAGAGATTCCTGAACACGATTACACTGATTGTTTCAAAACTAGCCTACCAGTACGGGTATGAGCAGGTGTCACAGCAAATGGCACACAAAACGTTTCCCGGTCAGGATCCTCTATGGCAACTGGCGAAAAGAACTAGTTTGATTTTGGTCAATACACATCTTTCTCTCCATGGAGCAAGACCACTTGTTCCCGGAGTTGTCGAGGTTGGAGGAATACATGTGAAACCAGCCAACAGTTTACCAcag GAGCTGCAGTCGTTCATCGATGGTGCCGAGCATGGTGTCATCTACTTTTGCATGGGTTCGATGCTGAAGGCGACAACCATTCCCGACGACAAACGCGACGCCCTCGTGAAAGTGTTCTCACGGCTGCCGCAGCGGGTGCTCTGGAAGTGGGAGAACGACACCATGCCTGGCAAGTCCGATAATGTCAAAATTGTCAAATGGATGCCACAGCGTGATATACTTG AGCACCCGAACGTGAAGCTGTTCATCTCGCACGGCGGCCTTCTGGGGACGACGGAGGCGGTGCACTGTGGCGTGCCCATCATCGGCATTCCCTTCTATGGCGACCAGGCCGGCAATATCGAAGCGGTAGCCAGTCACGGCGCTGGGCTGCGGCTCGATTACAACGACATCAACGAGCACAATCTCTACGACAAGATCACCCAAATACTCAACAACCCACA GTACGCTGAAAACGCGAAAGAACTGTCGAAGAGATTCAGAGACCGTCCGCAGAGCCCGCTGGAAACGGCCGTCTACTGGACGGAGTACGTCATCAGACACAAGGGGGCCCCCCACCTGCGATCCGCCGCTGTCGACCTCACCTGGTACCAGTACCTCCTACTCGATGTCATTGCATTCCTACTCCTGCTAGCAGTCACCGTCAGCCTCCTCTTCTACTACACTCTCAAATTTCTCATCAAACGACTGTTCGCAAAGAGTGCACCGACCAACAAAACCGCAAATAAAAAGGTGAAAAAATCATAG
- the LOC111044317 gene encoding UDP-glycosyltransferase UGT5 isoform X4: MSFVIILLVCVFCVVSRCARILCAFPTPIKSHMAMFEPLVTELAKRGHQLTVISSFPRQVPSRNIHHIDVSSVLGMKIETSNVQDLAATAHLVWVPFAIYSFVHTIPMYSKIYELQEMREFLESHTEFDVILMELFETDVTLGLMHRFKAPTIALSSCPAYPWANHRFANPENPSHVPIMLTDNRAKMSLFQRLKNLAYLVSLELVYYFLIKPMSQVEANNYFGKDMPDLIEVAKSTSLLFINTHHSLYGAKPIVPAVIEVGGMHIEEAQRLPQELQSFIDGAEHGVIYFCMGSMLKATTIPDDKRDALVKVFSRLPQRVLWKWENDTMPGKSDNVKIVKWMPQRDILEHPNVKLFISHGGLLGTTEAVHCGVPIIGIPFYGDQAGNIEAVASHGAGLRLDYNDINEHNLYDKITQILNNPQYAENAKELSKRFRDRPQSPLETAVYWTEYVIRHKGAPHLRSAAVDLTWYQYLLLDVIAFLLLLAVTVSLLFYYTLKFLIKRLFAKSAPTNKTANKKVKKS; this comes from the exons ATGTCATTTGTGATCATCTTACTCGTCTGTGTGTTTTGTGTGGTCTCAAGATGTGCGCGTATCCTGTGTGCATTTCCCACCCCAATAAAAAGCCACATGGCCATGTTCGAGCCACTAGTGACCGAGCTAGCAAAGCGCGGACATCAGTTGACAGTGATCAGTAGTTTTCCACGCCAAGTCCCCTCCCGCAACATACACCACATCGATGTGAGCTCAGTGTTgggaatgaaaattgaaacgtCCAATGTGCAAGATTTGGCGGCAACTGCTCATTTAGTTTGGGTGCCGTTTGCTATCTACAGTTTCGTCCACACCATTCCCATGTACAGCAAAATTTACGAACTTCAAGAGATGAGAGAATTTCTCGAATCTCACACAGAGTTCGACGTGATTTTGATGGAACTGTTTGAAACCGACGTTACTTTGGGTCTCATGCATCGGTTCAAGGCGCCAACAATTGCTCTCAGCTCATGTCCTGCTTATCCCTGGGCAAATCACAGATTCGCCAACCCCGAAAACCCGTCTCACGTCCCCATCATGCTTACTGACAATCGGGCAAAGATGTCTTTGTTTCAACGTCTCAAGAATCTTGCTTACTTGGTTTCACTCGAGCTGGTGTACTATTTTCTCATTAAACCAATGTCTCAAGTTGAGGCTAACAATTACTTTGGAAAAGATATGCCTGATTTGATCGAGGTAGCAAAAAGTACTAGTCTACTGTTCATTAATACACATCACAGTCTCTATGGCGCTAAGCCAATTGTGCCTGCTGTTATCGAAGTTGGTGGAATGCATATTGAGGAGGCTCAACGTTTACCTCAG GAGCTGCAGTCGTTCATCGATGGTGCCGAGCATGGTGTCATCTACTTTTGCATGGGTTCGATGCTGAAGGCGACAACCATTCCCGACGACAAACGCGACGCCCTCGTGAAAGTGTTCTCACGGCTGCCGCAGCGGGTGCTCTGGAAGTGGGAGAACGACACCATGCCTGGCAAGTCCGATAATGTCAAAATTGTCAAATGGATGCCACAGCGTGATATACTTG AGCACCCGAACGTGAAGCTGTTCATCTCGCACGGCGGCCTTCTGGGGACGACGGAGGCGGTGCACTGTGGCGTGCCCATCATCGGCATTCCCTTCTATGGCGACCAGGCCGGCAATATCGAAGCGGTAGCCAGTCACGGCGCTGGGCTGCGGCTCGATTACAACGACATCAACGAGCACAATCTCTACGACAAGATCACCCAAATACTCAACAACCCACA GTACGCTGAAAACGCGAAAGAACTGTCGAAGAGATTCAGAGACCGTCCGCAGAGCCCGCTGGAAACGGCCGTCTACTGGACGGAGTACGTCATCAGACACAAGGGGGCCCCCCACCTGCGATCCGCCGCTGTCGACCTCACCTGGTACCAGTACCTCCTACTCGATGTCATTGCATTCCTACTCCTGCTAGCAGTCACCGTCAGCCTCCTCTTCTACTACACTCTCAAATTTCTCATCAAACGACTGTTCGCAAAGAGTGCACCGACCAACAAAACCGCAAATAAAAAGGTGAAAAAATCATAG
- the LOC111044317 gene encoding UDP-glycosyltransferase UGT5 isoform X5, which translates to MKNLQLLSAILALITLGQVVNSARILAFLPIVIRSHFLVFAPYLNELSSRGHDIVVVTCFPDLIRDQKVTKIIDLSKDVKIYTEVFSIDERPISSLAKAIEFLGFYGLVVKDTADLLRAPGVKKLVEDVGKDNKFDVVITELFFTDMFLPFTHNVPHIALSSAVPLPWHNARFANPDNPSYIPHGFGNAPSHMNFWQRLENTIFLIFYKFSYTLLVNPMTQRHADGVFGKHFDLAQMTVNTSLFLTNTHVSLNGVQPLVPAVVEVGGIHITPTKPLSLELQSFIDGAEHGVIYFCMGSMLKATTIPDDKRDALVKVFSRLPQRVLWKWENDTMPGKSDNVKIVKWMPQRDILEHPNVKLFISHGGLLGTTEAVHCGVPIIGIPFYGDQAGNIEAVASHGAGLRLDYNDINEHNLYDKITQILNNPQYAENAKELSKRFRDRPQSPLETAVYWTEYVIRHKGAPHLRSAAVDLTWYQYLLLDVIAFLLLLAVTVSLLFYYTLKFLIKRLFAKSAPTNKTANKKVKKS; encoded by the exons ATGAAAAACCTACAACTTTTATCAGCGATTCTCGCATTAATCACATTGGGTCAAGTGGTCAATTCAGCGCGTATTCTAGCATTCCTACCAATTGTGATAAGGAGTCATTTTCTTGTTTTCGCGCCATACTTGAATGAACTATCATCAAGAGGCCACGATATTGTTGTTGTCACATGTTTCCCAGATCTAATAAGAGACCAAAAAgtgacaaaaataattgatctgTCAAAagatgtaaaaatatatacagaggTGTTTAGCATCGATGAGAGACCAATTAGTAGCTTAGCAAAGGCTATTGAGTTTCTTGGTTTCTATGGATTGGTTGTAAAAGATACCGCTGACCTGTTGAGAGCACCGGGAGTGAAGAAATTGGTAGAAGATGTTGGAAAAGACAACAAATTCGATGTGGTGATCACTGAGTTGTTCTTCACAGATATGTTCTTACCCTTCACCCACAATGTACCACACATCGCTCTCAGCTCCGCTGTACCATTGCCTTGGCACAATGCTCGCTTCGCCAATCCAGACAACCCATCTTACATTCCCCATGGCTTTGGCAATGCGCCTAGCCATATGAACTTCTGGCAACGACTTGAGAACacaattttcctcattttctaCAAGTTCAGTTACACGCTACTTGTTAATCCAATGACCCAGAGGCATGCCGATGGAGTGTTTGGGAAACACTTTGATCTAGCACAGATGACTGTCAACACCAGTCTGTTTCTAACCAATACACATGTCTCACTGAACGGAGTTCAACCTCTGGTGCCTGCTGTTGTCGAGGTTGGAGGCATTCACATCACACCAACAAAACCTTTATCTTTG GAGCTGCAGTCGTTCATCGATGGTGCCGAGCATGGTGTCATCTACTTTTGCATGGGTTCGATGCTGAAGGCGACAACCATTCCCGACGACAAACGCGACGCCCTCGTGAAAGTGTTCTCACGGCTGCCGCAGCGGGTGCTCTGGAAGTGGGAGAACGACACCATGCCTGGCAAGTCCGATAATGTCAAAATTGTCAAATGGATGCCACAGCGTGATATACTTG AGCACCCGAACGTGAAGCTGTTCATCTCGCACGGCGGCCTTCTGGGGACGACGGAGGCGGTGCACTGTGGCGTGCCCATCATCGGCATTCCCTTCTATGGCGACCAGGCCGGCAATATCGAAGCGGTAGCCAGTCACGGCGCTGGGCTGCGGCTCGATTACAACGACATCAACGAGCACAATCTCTACGACAAGATCACCCAAATACTCAACAACCCACA GTACGCTGAAAACGCGAAAGAACTGTCGAAGAGATTCAGAGACCGTCCGCAGAGCCCGCTGGAAACGGCCGTCTACTGGACGGAGTACGTCATCAGACACAAGGGGGCCCCCCACCTGCGATCCGCCGCTGTCGACCTCACCTGGTACCAGTACCTCCTACTCGATGTCATTGCATTCCTACTCCTGCTAGCAGTCACCGTCAGCCTCCTCTTCTACTACACTCTCAAATTTCTCATCAAACGACTGTTCGCAAAGAGTGCACCGACCAACAAAACCGCAAATAAAAAGGTGAAAAAATCATAG
- the LOC111044317 gene encoding UDP-glycosyltransferase UGT5 isoform X3: MIMTSFRLSLFVTVSLVSSFISVTNSARILAIFPISAKSHYITFEPLALELAKRGHELVIVSYFPYQNPIENVTVISTREHTPSLVNELDIVTFQQVGIPKGTFFEIFVLYSLIAEHTRIFEVPGVKNLLKSNEKFDLMMVEVFNTDMFAGFADKFKCPVIGFTSSTIMTGTDARFANPDNPSYIPCVSSEFVAPFTFWQRLSNTVQTFYTSAMFRYVYTPKSDKLARQFFGDSMPPLQSLIVNYSLLLFNGHHSVNGVRPLLPNVVPIGGIHIKPANPLPKELQSFIDGAEHGVIYFCMGSMLKATTIPDDKRDALVKVFSRLPQRVLWKWENDTMPGKSDNVKIVKWMPQRDILEHPNVKLFISHGGLLGTTEAVHCGVPIIGIPFYGDQAGNIEAVASHGAGLRLDYNDINEHNLYDKITQILNNPQYAENAKELSKRFRDRPQSPLETAVYWTEYVIRHKGAPHLRSAAVDLTWYQYLLLDVIAFLLLLAVTVSLLFYYTLKFLIKRLFAKSAPTNKTANKKVKKS, translated from the exons ATGATTATGACTTCTTTCAGATTATCACTGTTCGTTACCGTCTCTCTGGTATCCAGTTTCATCAGTGTTACCAACAGTGCCAGAATACTCGCGATATTTCCCATCAGTGCGAAGAGTCATTACATAACTTTCGAGCCTCTCGCGTTGGAATTGGCGAAACGGGGCCATGAGCTGGTCATAGTCAGCTACTTCCCTTATCAGAATCCCATCGAAAATGTGACAGTGATCTCAACCAGGGAACACACGCCGTCTCTGGTGAACGAATTGGACATTGTGACATTCCAGCAAGTCGGCATTCCAAAGGGAACATTCTTCGAAATCTTTGTTCTCTACAGTCTCATTGCAGAACACACTAGAATTTTTGAAG TTCCAGGCGTGAAAAATCTGTTGAAATCGAACGAGAAATTTGACCTGATGATGGTTGAAGTCTTCAACACGGACATGTTCGCTGGATTTGCGGACAAATTCAAGTGTCCGGTGATCGGATTCACGTCAAGTACCATAATGACCGGCACTGATGCAAGATTCGCCAATCCGGACAATCCTTCCTACATACCGTGTGTGTCCAGTGAGTTTGTGGCTCCGTTCACATTCTGGCAGAGGCTCTCGAATACCGTGCAAACGTTTTACACCAGTGCCATGTTTCGGTATGTTTACACGCCCAAATCCGACAAACTGGCCAGACAGTTCTTCGGGGACAGCATGCCTCCCCTGCAGTCGCTGATTGTCAACTATAGTTTGCTGCTGTTCAACGGACATCACAGTGTGAATGGTGTTCGACCTCTGCTTCCCAACGTTGTGCCAATTGGTGGAATTCACATCAAACCGGCAAACCCATTACCCAAG GAGCTGCAGTCGTTCATCGATGGTGCCGAGCATGGTGTCATCTACTTTTGCATGGGTTCGATGCTGAAGGCGACAACCATTCCCGACGACAAACGCGACGCCCTCGTGAAAGTGTTCTCACGGCTGCCGCAGCGGGTGCTCTGGAAGTGGGAGAACGACACCATGCCTGGCAAGTCCGATAATGTCAAAATTGTCAAATGGATGCCACAGCGTGATATACTTG AGCACCCGAACGTGAAGCTGTTCATCTCGCACGGCGGCCTTCTGGGGACGACGGAGGCGGTGCACTGTGGCGTGCCCATCATCGGCATTCCCTTCTATGGCGACCAGGCCGGCAATATCGAAGCGGTAGCCAGTCACGGCGCTGGGCTGCGGCTCGATTACAACGACATCAACGAGCACAATCTCTACGACAAGATCACCCAAATACTCAACAACCCACA GTACGCTGAAAACGCGAAAGAACTGTCGAAGAGATTCAGAGACCGTCCGCAGAGCCCGCTGGAAACGGCCGTCTACTGGACGGAGTACGTCATCAGACACAAGGGGGCCCCCCACCTGCGATCCGCCGCTGTCGACCTCACCTGGTACCAGTACCTCCTACTCGATGTCATTGCATTCCTACTCCTGCTAGCAGTCACCGTCAGCCTCCTCTTCTACTACACTCTCAAATTTCTCATCAAACGACTGTTCGCAAAGAGTGCACCGACCAACAAAACCGCAAATAAAAAGGTGAAAAAATCATAG